In Pedobacter heparinus DSM 2366, the following are encoded in one genomic region:
- a CDS encoding tetratricopeptide repeat-containing sensor histidine kinase produces the protein MKLLIKISIIIPFLLAVSDVSAQKYGLAAIDSMKALLKTQKTVDSGQVKIVHRISAAYRNIDTDSAMQYAVRGLAMAKKVNWPKGIAAFYDNIGSLYSNNGGYEKAIQYYNASLSINKSIGNKRAQTGNIINIGSVYQRQGDDARALEYGFKALKMARAINEQEYTALLYGNISDVYLSQENFTMARAYSLKAYQAYKQLNDLSGLARAEDRIGSVYLATKKLKEAEQYLQQSLQHYKELDDKMGQAKSLSHIALLHEDDAAQKLKFLMEAQQLFDQTTPLHPNSITNLGNIGTTYNRVFFKTKDRNTAQKAAQYLEKAVAASKQVGDRDNLGYFSTELAHLQENNGQYEDALRNYKRSRQITDSMYSQESKNKIASLEAQYVFQKKEESYRQEQQLAKLKMRQVYLYGALAFILVSSILVYFLNRSHIRHLRLKNELQRKQAEEKNKELINRNKLSESELKAIRAQMNPHFIFNVLNSIESYIVENDSKTASRLVQKFAALSRLILENSTQSMVSADREWKALQLYAELEVMRFNKQFSCSFHADPSIDLSSLLLPPMLVQPLIENAIHHGMRNSTAPNNAIAVNLEQTEGALLFTVADNGIGMDEAEKFKTFSAIKSKSIGISSIKERIEIFNVMNQGHPALFELRNKQTAEGRGTIAKLTLPKIVKKD, from the coding sequence ATGAAGTTACTGATCAAAATATCCATTATCATTCCTTTCTTGCTGGCAGTTTCAGATGTAAGTGCCCAGAAATATGGGCTGGCAGCCATCGACTCAATGAAAGCACTGTTAAAAACACAAAAAACCGTAGACTCAGGCCAGGTTAAGATCGTTCACCGCATTTCAGCTGCCTATAGAAACATAGATACCGATTCGGCAATGCAGTATGCTGTCAGGGGCTTAGCCATGGCAAAAAAGGTGAACTGGCCCAAAGGGATCGCTGCATTTTATGACAACATAGGTAGCCTTTACAGCAACAATGGAGGTTATGAAAAAGCAATCCAGTATTATAATGCCTCATTATCAATCAACAAAAGCATAGGGAATAAGCGGGCCCAAACAGGAAACATCATCAATATCGGCTCCGTTTATCAGCGTCAGGGTGACGATGCCAGGGCACTGGAGTATGGTTTTAAAGCCCTGAAAATGGCCCGGGCCATCAATGAACAGGAATACACCGCACTATTGTACGGGAATATTTCAGATGTTTATCTATCACAGGAAAACTTTACCATGGCGCGGGCTTACAGCCTTAAAGCCTACCAGGCCTATAAACAGCTGAATGACCTCTCGGGGCTGGCAAGAGCTGAAGACCGGATCGGTTCGGTATACCTGGCCACAAAAAAACTAAAGGAAGCTGAGCAGTATTTGCAGCAGAGTTTACAGCACTATAAAGAACTGGACGATAAAATGGGACAGGCAAAATCCCTTTCCCATATCGCATTGTTGCACGAAGACGATGCTGCCCAAAAGCTGAAATTCCTGATGGAAGCGCAGCAGCTATTTGATCAGACCACCCCCCTGCACCCCAACTCCATTACCAACCTGGGCAACATAGGCACCACCTACAACAGGGTTTTCTTTAAGACCAAAGACCGGAACACTGCTCAAAAAGCAGCGCAGTATTTAGAAAAAGCCGTGGCTGCCAGTAAACAGGTTGGGGACCGGGACAACCTGGGTTATTTTTCTACTGAACTGGCGCATCTGCAGGAAAATAACGGGCAATACGAAGATGCGCTCCGGAATTACAAAAGATCGAGGCAAATTACCGATTCCATGTATTCGCAGGAAAGCAAAAATAAGATTGCCTCACTGGAGGCGCAATATGTATTTCAGAAAAAAGAAGAATCCTATCGACAGGAGCAGCAATTGGCAAAACTGAAAATGAGGCAGGTTTACCTATACGGGGCATTGGCCTTCATACTGGTCAGTTCAATTTTGGTCTATTTCCTGAACCGCTCCCACATCAGGCACCTGCGTTTAAAAAATGAGCTGCAAAGGAAACAGGCGGAAGAAAAAAACAAAGAGCTGATAAACAGAAATAAACTATCAGAAAGCGAACTAAAGGCCATCAGGGCACAAATGAATCCACATTTCATATTTAACGTACTGAATTCGATCGAATCCTATATCGTTGAAAATGATTCAAAAACGGCAAGTAGGCTGGTACAGAAATTTGCCGCCCTGAGCAGGCTGATCCTGGAAAACTCTACCCAGAGCATGGTCTCTGCCGACAGGGAATGGAAAGCACTTCAGCTGTACGCAGAACTGGAGGTGATGCGTTTCAACAAGCAATTTAGCTGCTCCTTTCATGCCGATCCATCCATTGATCTTTCCAGCCTATTGTTACCACCTATGCTGGTGCAGCCATTAATTGAAAATGCCATACATCATGGCATGCGTAATTCAACTGCCCCAAATAATGCGATCGCGGTAAACCTGGAACAAACTGAAGGTGCCCTGCTCTTTACGGTAGCAGACAATGGCATTGGCATGGATGAAGCAGAAAAATTCAAAACCTTTTCGGCCATCAAAAGTAAATCCATAGGTATCTCTTCGATAAAGGAACGGATAGAGATTTTTAATGTAATGAACCAGGGACATCCTGCCCTATTCGAATTGCGCAATAAACAAACAGCCGAAGGAAGGGGGACTATAGCAAAATTGACACTGCCGAAAATCGTTAAAAAAGATTGA
- a CDS encoding SDR family oxidoreductase gives MRTVLVTGSNGLLGQKITERLLVTNQFGLIATAKGGNRFPVTEGYTYAEMDILDPENVKAVVEKYQPDAIIHTAAMTNVDTCEAEKELAYQLNVEAVKTLVSLCELHNIQLVHLSTDFIFDGAHGPYDELAAPNPLSYYGITKLEAEEVIKSSTCRWAILRTIIVYGIVSDMSRTNIVLWAKTALEKGSPINVVNDQWRMPTLAEDLADCCLLAVEKDARGVYNASGKDMMRISELVARVADYWGLNKSLITEISSESLNQAAKRPVKTGFILDKTINDLGYSPHSFEEGLAIVDHQLGLRLT, from the coding sequence ATGAGAACAGTATTAGTTACAGGAAGCAACGGGCTTTTAGGCCAGAAAATTACAGAACGTCTGTTGGTTACCAACCAATTTGGCTTAATTGCGACAGCAAAGGGGGGCAATCGTTTTCCTGTTACCGAAGGGTATACTTACGCCGAAATGGATATTCTTGATCCGGAAAATGTAAAAGCAGTTGTGGAAAAGTATCAGCCTGATGCGATCATCCATACGGCAGCAATGACCAATGTGGATACTTGTGAAGCAGAAAAGGAGCTTGCTTACCAGTTAAATGTAGAAGCCGTTAAAACCCTGGTATCGCTGTGCGAACTGCACAATATCCAACTGGTACACTTGTCTACCGACTTTATATTTGATGGTGCCCATGGCCCCTATGATGAACTGGCCGCACCCAATCCTTTAAGTTATTACGGGATTACCAAGCTGGAAGCAGAAGAAGTGATCAAAAGTTCTACCTGCCGCTGGGCCATTCTCCGTACCATTATAGTATATGGTATTGTGAGCGACATGAGCAGGACCAATATTGTGCTTTGGGCAAAAACTGCGCTGGAAAAAGGAAGCCCGATCAATGTGGTAAACGACCAGTGGCGGATGCCTACCTTGGCAGAAGACCTGGCAGATTGCTGCCTGCTGGCAGTAGAGAAAGATGCCCGTGGTGTGTATAATGCTTCAGGGAAAGATATGATGCGTATTTCTGAACTGGTAGCCCGGGTGGCTGATTATTGGGGGCTCAATAAAAGCCTGATTACTGAAATCAGTTCTGAAAGTTTAAACCAGGCAGCTAAAAGACCTGTTAAAACTGGTTTTATATTAGATAAGACCATCAACGATCTTGGCTATAGCCCACATAGTTTTGAAGAAGGCCTGGCAATAGTTGACCATCAGTTGGGCCTTCGCCTCACATAG
- the atpD gene encoding F0F1 ATP synthase subunit beta — protein sequence MPNIGKIAQIIGPVVDVSFADDAHLPQIFSALEIEKENGQKIVLEVQQHLGEDRVRAIAMDSTDGLVRGMKALDTGAPIKMPVGDQIKGRLFNVVGEAIDGINAVDKTGGRPIHNTPPRFEDLSTETEVLFTGIKVIDLLEPYAKGGKIGLFGGAGVGKTVLIMELVNNIAKAYAGLSVFAGVGERTREGNDLLREFIESGVINYGDEFLHSMEKGGWDLKTVDTDKLKESKATLVFGQMNEPPGARARVALSGLTVAEYFRDGDGEGAGKDILFFVDNIFRFTQAGSEVSALLGRMPSAVGYQPTLATEMGLMQERITSTKRGSITSVQAVYVPADDLTDPAPATTFAHLDATTVLSRKIAELGIYPAVDPLDSTSRILSPAILGDEHYNTAQRVKETLQRYKELQDIIAILGMDELSEEDKLVVSRARRVQRFLSQPFHVAEQFTGLKGVLVDIKDTIKGFNMIMDGEVDEYPEAAFNLVGSIEEAIEKGKKLLAEAN from the coding sequence ATGCCTAACATTGGAAAAATAGCGCAGATTATAGGACCGGTAGTTGACGTGAGTTTTGCTGACGATGCTCATTTACCTCAAATTTTCTCTGCATTAGAGATTGAAAAAGAAAACGGACAGAAGATCGTTTTAGAAGTTCAACAACATCTTGGTGAAGACCGCGTACGTGCAATTGCAATGGACTCGACCGATGGTTTAGTTCGTGGAATGAAAGCACTGGACACTGGTGCCCCTATCAAAATGCCGGTTGGCGACCAGATTAAAGGTCGCTTATTCAATGTTGTTGGTGAAGCTATTGACGGGATCAATGCAGTCGACAAAACTGGTGGTCGTCCTATTCACAACACTCCTCCGAGATTTGAGGATCTTTCAACCGAAACTGAAGTACTGTTTACCGGTATTAAAGTAATCGACTTATTAGAGCCTTATGCCAAAGGTGGTAAAATTGGTTTGTTCGGTGGTGCGGGTGTAGGTAAAACCGTATTGATCATGGAGCTGGTAAACAACATTGCGAAAGCTTATGCTGGTTTATCGGTATTTGCCGGTGTGGGTGAGCGTACACGTGAAGGTAACGACCTTTTACGTGAGTTTATCGAATCTGGTGTAATCAACTATGGTGATGAGTTCCTTCATTCTATGGAAAAAGGCGGATGGGATTTGAAAACGGTTGATACAGATAAATTAAAAGAATCTAAAGCAACATTGGTATTTGGTCAGATGAACGAGCCTCCAGGTGCACGTGCACGTGTGGCCTTATCAGGATTGACCGTTGCTGAATATTTCCGTGATGGTGATGGTGAAGGCGCAGGAAAAGATATCCTTTTCTTCGTTGACAACATCTTCCGTTTCACCCAGGCAGGTTCTGAGGTATCGGCCCTATTGGGACGTATGCCTTCGGCCGTAGGTTACCAGCCAACACTGGCAACAGAGATGGGTCTGATGCAGGAGCGTATCACTTCAACAAAGCGCGGTTCCATTACATCTGTACAGGCCGTTTATGTACCTGCGGATGATTTAACTGACCCCGCTCCGGCTACAACATTTGCCCACTTGGATGCAACTACTGTATTGTCACGTAAAATTGCCGAGCTAGGTATCTATCCTGCAGTGGATCCACTGGATTCTACTTCAAGGATCCTTTCTCCTGCTATTTTGGGTGATGAGCATTACAATACTGCCCAACGCGTAAAAGAAACTTTACAACGTTATAAAGAATTGCAGGATATCATCGCCATCTTAGGTATGGACGAGTTATCTGAAGAAGATAAACTGGTTGTATCCCGCGCACGTCGCGTTCAGCGTTTCTTGTCTCAGCCTTTCCACGTAGCCGAACAATTTACAGGATTAAAAGGTGTATTGGTTGACATTAAAGATACCATCAAAGGATTTAACATGATCATGGATGGTGAAGTTGATGAATATCCTGAAGCTGCATTTAACCTTGTAGGTAGCATCGAAGAAGCTATTGAAAAAGGTAAGAAATTATTAGCTGAAGCGAACTAG
- the atpC gene encoding ATP synthase F1 subunit epsilon, which produces MTLEILTPDKKVFEGEVTAVTVPGTMGSFQILKDHAPIISTLEDGPVIIKSKTGEDTFIIKGGVVEVLKNKIIVLAEGVA; this is translated from the coding sequence ATGACATTAGAAATATTAACACCAGACAAAAAAGTTTTTGAAGGCGAAGTAACTGCAGTTACTGTACCGGGAACAATGGGCTCTTTTCAGATTTTGAAAGACCATGCCCCTATTATTTCAACTTTAGAAGATGGACCGGTAATTATTAAAAGCAAAACCGGCGAAGATACCTTTATTATTAAAGGTGGTGTCGTTGAGGTTTTAAAAAACAAAATTATTGTTTTGGCCGAGGGGGTTGCTTAA
- a CDS encoding branched-chain amino acid transaminase, whose protein sequence is MQYFNSNTVLYLNGKFEKAADTTADIYGQSLHYGYAVFEGIRAYSTHNGTRIFKVKEHYERLKRSAELVNMPFHWNINDLIKQTYKLLELNNLKNAYIRPLIYCAPNMSLVAGTKTSIMICAWEWGAYLGHEQLKVCISSYERPNPKSTAIEAKVSGNYVNSILATTEAKNKGFDEALLLDMNQNIAEGPGANIFIEKNGRLYTPPPGHILPGITRATIIELCQILDIELIEKHLTVKDIKHADSAFFCGTASEIAGIASVDEYTFPVKWVDSLGATLQRTYKCLVLEKQNYEVII, encoded by the coding sequence ATGCAATATTTCAATTCAAATACAGTGCTTTATTTAAACGGAAAGTTTGAGAAAGCAGCTGACACGACTGCCGATATATACGGACAGTCATTACATTATGGCTATGCTGTATTTGAAGGAATCAGGGCATACAGCACCCATAATGGCACCAGGATTTTTAAGGTAAAGGAACATTATGAACGCTTAAAACGTTCGGCAGAACTGGTAAACATGCCCTTTCACTGGAACATAAACGATCTGATCAAGCAAACTTATAAATTACTTGAACTAAACAATTTAAAGAACGCTTATATCAGGCCCTTGATCTATTGTGCACCAAATATGTCGCTTGTTGCGGGTACAAAAACATCCATCATGATCTGTGCCTGGGAATGGGGAGCTTACCTTGGACACGAACAATTAAAAGTTTGTATCTCAAGTTATGAAAGGCCCAATCCTAAGTCAACCGCTATTGAAGCCAAAGTAAGCGGCAATTATGTAAACTCTATACTGGCCACTACCGAGGCAAAAAATAAAGGTTTTGATGAAGCTTTATTGCTGGATATGAACCAGAACATTGCCGAAGGGCCGGGCGCAAATATCTTTATTGAAAAGAACGGCAGGCTGTACACTCCGCCACCGGGACATATTTTACCAGGCATTACCCGTGCCACCATTATTGAGCTGTGCCAGATCCTGGATATAGAACTTATTGAAAAGCATTTAACGGTTAAGGATATCAAACATGCCGACAGTGCCTTTTTCTGCGGTACGGCCTCCGAAATCGCCGGGATAGCATCGGTAGACGAGTATACCTTTCCGGTCAAATGGGTAGATAGCCTGGGCGCTACCCTGCAGCGCACTTACAAGTGCCTTGTTTTAGAGAAACAAAACTATGAAGTAATTATATAA
- the ilvD gene encoding dihydroxy-acid dehydratase, whose amino-acid sequence MSQTPEINRYSKTFTQDPTQPAAQAMLYGIGLTAADMDKAQVGIASMGYDGNTCNMHLNDLAKIVKEGVWKNDMVGLTFSTIGVSDGMSNGTDGMRYSLVSRDVIADSIETICGGQYYDGLITIPGCDKNMPGSVMAMGRLNRPSIMVYGGSIHSGKWKGQSLNIVSAFEALGQKLAGNLEEEDFQGVIKNACPGAGACGGMYTANTMASAIEALGMSLPYSSSHPATSDEKKNECLEAGKYIRILLERNILPSDIMTEKAFRNAIVIVMVLGGSTNAVLHLIAIARSVGIDLKLDDFQHISDSTPVLGDLKPSGTYLMEDLHEIGGVPAVMKYLLKVGLIDGDCITVTGKTIAENVADAADLDFETQKIIFPIENPIKETGHLQMLYGNLATKGAVAKISGKEGERFTGPARVFDGEKSLMAGIQSGRLKSGDVVVIRQVGPKGAPGMPEMLKPTSLIIGAGLGKSVALITDGRFSGGTHGFVVGHITPEAWDGGNIALVHDDDIITIDAVNNSIDVHLTDEQLATRRAVWKQLPPPVTKGVLYKYLKQVSNASEGCVTDAYTD is encoded by the coding sequence ATGTCACAAACACCTGAAATTAACCGATACAGCAAAACATTTACTCAAGATCCTACACAGCCGGCTGCACAGGCCATGTTGTATGGAATTGGACTGACCGCAGCAGATATGGACAAAGCCCAGGTGGGCATTGCCAGCATGGGCTATGATGGAAACACCTGCAACATGCACCTGAATGATCTGGCCAAAATTGTAAAAGAAGGTGTCTGGAAAAATGATATGGTGGGATTAACCTTCAGCACCATTGGCGTAAGTGACGGTATGTCGAACGGAACAGATGGCATGCGTTACTCCCTGGTTTCAAGAGATGTAATTGCCGATTCTATTGAAACTATCTGCGGTGGGCAGTATTATGATGGTTTGATCACCATTCCTGGCTGTGATAAAAATATGCCAGGTTCTGTTATGGCCATGGGCCGTTTAAACCGCCCTTCTATTATGGTATATGGCGGCAGTATCCATTCGGGTAAATGGAAGGGACAATCATTAAACATTGTATCTGCTTTTGAAGCATTGGGCCAGAAACTTGCCGGCAATTTAGAAGAAGAGGATTTTCAGGGTGTAATTAAAAATGCATGTCCGGGTGCTGGTGCCTGTGGTGGTATGTATACCGCAAATACCATGGCTTCGGCTATTGAGGCTTTAGGAATGAGTTTGCCTTACAGCTCTTCCCACCCGGCCACAAGTGATGAAAAAAAGAACGAATGCCTGGAAGCAGGTAAATACATCCGTATCCTGCTGGAAAGAAATATCCTGCCTTCGGATATCATGACCGAGAAAGCATTTCGCAATGCAATCGTAATTGTGATGGTACTGGGCGGATCTACAAATGCAGTACTGCACCTGATTGCCATTGCCAGATCTGTAGGTATAGACCTGAAACTGGATGATTTCCAGCACATCAGCGACAGCACCCCGGTACTGGGCGACTTAAAACCAAGCGGAACTTACCTGATGGAAGATCTGCATGAAATAGGTGGTGTACCTGCGGTAATGAAATATTTGTTAAAAGTGGGTTTAATTGATGGCGACTGTATAACTGTAACCGGAAAAACCATTGCTGAAAATGTTGCTGATGCGGCAGACCTGGATTTTGAAACCCAAAAGATTATTTTCCCTATAGAAAACCCTATTAAAGAAACCGGCCACTTACAAATGTTATATGGCAACCTGGCTACCAAAGGGGCTGTTGCAAAGATCAGTGGTAAGGAAGGAGAGAGATTTACTGGCCCGGCACGCGTATTTGACGGAGAGAAATCGCTGATGGCAGGTATACAGAGCGGACGCCTGAAAAGTGGGGATGTAGTAGTGATCAGACAGGTTGGCCCTAAAGGCGCCCCTGGAATGCCAGAGATGTTGAAACCTACTTCATTGATTATTGGCGCAGGTTTGGGTAAATCAGTAGCCCTGATTACTGACGGTCGTTTTTCTGGTGGTACACATGGTTTTGTGGTAGGCCACATCACTCCTGAAGCATGGGATGGCGGAAACATTGCCCTGGTACATGACGATGACATCATTACTATAGATGCAGTAAACAATTCTATAGATGTACACCTGACTGATGAGCAGCTGGCAACCCGCCGCGCGGTATGGAAACAACTTCCGCCACCCGTCACCAAAGGTGTGCTTTACAAATACCTGAAACAAGTAAGCAATGCCAGTGAAGGCTGCGTTACTGATGCCTATACAGATTAA
- the ilvB gene encoding biosynthetic-type acetolactate synthase large subunit, whose translation MDTAQEVTNTLTEPKKTTNVSGSVALLEGLIAEGTDTIFGYPGGAIMPIYDALYDYNDKLKHILVRHEQGATHAAQGYARTSGKVGVAFATSGPGATNLVTGLADAQIDSTPMVCITGQVFAHLLGTDAFQETDVINITTPVTKWNYQVTDASEIPAVLAKAFYIARSGRPGPVLIDITKNAQLQMFDYEGYTPCEHIRSYRPKPVVRKEYIEQAAAMINTAKKPFILFGQGVLLGSAEQEFKAFVEKSGIPAAWTIMGAGAIPTDHPLNVGMLGMHGNYGPNVQTNACDVLIAIGMRFDDRVTGRLDKYAKQAKVIHLDIDPAEIDKNVKADVPVWGDCKETLPLLTELIEEKKHTDWLAEFRAYDKIEQDTLIQKELNPTEGEMTMGEVIHQLNVLTKGEAVIVTDVGQHQMVACRYAKFNNSRSNITSGGLGTMGFGLPAAIGAKFGTPDKTVVAVIGDGGFQMTLQELGTIMQTEVNVKILILNNRFLGMVRQWQQLFHEKRYSFVNITSPDFVKLADSYYIAGKRIDERAQLTGALEEMLNHPGSFLLEVMVAQEHNVFPMVPQGMSVAEIRLK comes from the coding sequence ATGGATACAGCACAAGAGGTAACAAACACCTTAACTGAACCCAAAAAAACAACTAACGTTTCTGGTTCAGTAGCTTTATTGGAAGGATTAATAGCCGAAGGTACAGATACCATTTTTGGCTACCCTGGTGGTGCGATCATGCCTATTTATGACGCCCTATACGATTATAACGATAAATTAAAACATATACTGGTACGCCATGAGCAGGGGGCAACCCATGCAGCCCAGGGCTATGCCAGAACGTCGGGCAAGGTTGGTGTTGCATTTGCAACCAGCGGCCCGGGTGCCACCAACCTGGTTACCGGTCTGGCCGATGCACAGATTGACAGCACACCTATGGTATGTATTACCGGTCAGGTATTTGCGCACCTGCTGGGTACGGATGCTTTCCAGGAAACAGATGTGATCAACATTACCACACCGGTTACCAAATGGAACTACCAGGTAACCGATGCCTCAGAAATTCCGGCTGTACTGGCAAAAGCATTTTACATTGCCCGCAGCGGCAGGCCCGGCCCGGTACTGATAGACATTACCAAAAATGCACAGCTGCAAATGTTCGACTATGAGGGTTATACCCCTTGTGAACACATCCGTAGCTACCGCCCTAAACCAGTGGTAAGAAAAGAATACATTGAACAGGCCGCTGCAATGATCAACACTGCGAAAAAGCCTTTCATTTTATTCGGACAAGGCGTATTGCTGGGCAGTGCGGAGCAGGAGTTTAAAGCTTTTGTAGAAAAAAGTGGTATCCCTGCAGCATGGACCATTATGGGTGCCGGTGCAATCCCTACTGATCATCCCCTAAATGTAGGGATGCTGGGTATGCATGGTAACTATGGCCCTAACGTTCAGACTAATGCCTGCGATGTGCTGATTGCCATTGGAATGCGTTTTGATGACCGGGTAACCGGGCGTTTAGACAAATATGCGAAACAGGCCAAAGTAATCCACCTGGATATTGATCCGGCTGAGATAGACAAAAACGTAAAAGCTGATGTGCCGGTATGGGGTGATTGTAAAGAAACGCTGCCCCTGCTTACCGAATTGATCGAAGAGAAAAAACATACCGATTGGCTGGCTGAGTTTAGGGCTTATGACAAAATTGAACAGGATACTTTAATCCAAAAGGAATTGAACCCTACAGAAGGTGAAATGACTATGGGTGAGGTGATCCATCAGTTAAATGTACTGACCAAGGGAGAAGCTGTAATTGTAACTGATGTGGGCCAGCACCAGATGGTGGCCTGCCGCTATGCCAAGTTTAACAATAGCAGGAGCAATATTACCAGTGGTGGCCTGGGCACTATGGGTTTTGGCTTACCGGCAGCAATAGGGGCCAAATTTGGCACACCTGATAAAACGGTAGTTGCCGTAATTGGTGATGGTGGCTTCCAGATGACTTTACAGGAGTTGGGTACCATTATGCAGACTGAGGTAAATGTAAAGATCCTGATCCTGAACAACAGGTTCCTGGGTATGGTTCGCCAGTGGCAGCAACTGTTCCATGAAAAGCGATATTCATTTGTGAACATCACCAGTCCTGATTTTGTAAAGCTTGCCGATTCTTATTATATCGCCGGCAAAAGAATTGATGAGCGTGCGCAATTAACGGGCGCCCTGGAAGAAATGCTGAACCATCCGGGCTCATTCCTTTTGGAAGTAATGGTAGCACAGGAACACAATGTATTCCCAATGGTACCACAAGGTATGAGTGTAGCCGAAATCAGACTTAAATAA
- the ilvN gene encoding acetolactate synthase small subunit, translated as MSNSNEIELNGKQEFTITAYTENRIGILNRIAIIFSRRKINIESLNTSPSEIEHIHRFNILIHETEEVVRKLCRQIEKQVEVLKVYYNTNEDIIWQEMALYKVPTDTIAERAPVERLLREFGARAVVIRKDYTVFETTGHREETDKLIEVLQPYGLIEFVRSARVAIIKDSEGFNRKLREFERREPGEEVIENEFLDKEKNVFTM; from the coding sequence ATGAGCAATTCCAACGAAATAGAATTAAACGGAAAACAGGAGTTTACGATCACTGCCTATACTGAAAACAGAATCGGCATATTGAACCGTATCGCCATCATCTTTTCCAGAAGAAAGATAAATATTGAGAGTTTAAACACCTCTCCTTCCGAGATTGAACACATTCACCGCTTCAATATCCTGATCCATGAGACAGAAGAAGTGGTGCGTAAACTTTGCCGTCAGATTGAAAAACAGGTAGAGGTACTGAAAGTATACTACAATACGAACGAGGACATCATCTGGCAGGAAATGGCGCTTTATAAGGTACCTACGGATACCATTGCAGAACGCGCCCCGGTAGAACGGCTGCTGCGCGAATTTGGCGCCCGTGCGGTAGTGATCCGTAAAGATTATACCGTATTTGAAACTACCGGCCACAGGGAAGAAACCGATAAACTGATTGAAGTTTTACAGCCTTACGGACTGATTGAATTTGTAAGAAGTGCAAGGGTTGCCATTATTAAGGACAGCGAAGGCTTTAACCGCAAACTGAGGGAATTTGAACGCAGGGAACCGGGAGAAGAAGTCATAGAAAACGAGTTCCTGGATAAGGAAAAGAACGTATTTACTATGTAA
- a CDS encoding DinB family protein, which yields MEYLLNITRQTRENFIRLIENSTVEELNEIPAGFNNNIIWNFAHIVASQQGLCYRLANVPLVVEKQYILPYTKGTRPEKFIGAEEINTIKELMRSTITQLEQDLDSDKFTAYHTFKTDYGVEIKSTQEAVQFFVVHDALHYGIASAIKKVINNNK from the coding sequence ATGGAATACCTTTTAAACATCACCAGGCAAACACGCGAAAACTTCATCCGGTTGATCGAAAACTCAACTGTTGAAGAACTGAACGAAATTCCGGCAGGTTTTAACAACAACATCATCTGGAACTTCGCGCATATCGTTGCCAGTCAGCAAGGTTTATGCTACAGGCTGGCCAATGTTCCGCTTGTGGTTGAAAAGCAGTACATACTGCCTTATACAAAAGGAACCAGGCCTGAAAAATTTATAGGTGCTGAAGAGATAAATACCATCAAGGAATTGATGCGCAGTACCATTACCCAGCTGGAGCAAGACCTGGACAGCGATAAGTTTACAGCGTACCACACTTTTAAAACCGATTACGGTGTAGAAATAAAGAGTACGCAGGAAGCTGTTCAATTTTTTGTAGTGCATGATGCACTGCATTATGGAATTGCTTCGGCCATTAAAAAAGTAATCAATAACAATAAATAA